The Maridesulfovibrio ferrireducens DNA segment ATGGAACCGGATTTTACAATCCAGACAGCATTGCACAAGCCATGTGTCAGGCATTTCGCGATTATTTGTCCGGACGTTTGATATTGCTGAGGACACTACGCCCAAACATACAGCTAAGTCTTTATCATTCTCTACTTGATAGGCTTCCGCCATTCTGGTGAGTATGTGTAGAGTTCTGCTGATTGCCGGGCGCGTCATGACAAAATATCTATTTCCGTAAAACATGTCCGCTAAATAAATAATATCAGCCTCAACCCGGCATATTCCATGCTTGCGCTGTGCATCAACGGTTATAGTTATCATTTCGCCGGGTGAAAGGATCGCTTTTTCAAAAGCCGCAAACATCAAGTTGTGATCCTTTTCCTGAATAGCTTCAAAAAGTGAAAAGCCGGGATTGCGTCCGTTGAAAATACAATCTTCATCTGCTGTGAACTTTAACGTTTTATAATTTTCATCAATAATCCAACGGCAATCCGTCGGCAATTTGCTTTTTCTGTCGAACAAAGCGTTTTCCAGCCGATGCAAAGTATCAACTGGATGAAAAAGCATTATTGCAAGATATTTATCTTCAATTTCAAGCGGATAAATTTGTCCAAAAATTGGATGAATCCCGTCTCCGAAATCTATCTCAACATCTATTGCAGTCAGTGACCGACTCGTTATTGCGCTTTGTATTTTTGCGAGCACAGAACCCGCTTCATTCCCGAAAACTTCATCCAATCGGCTGACCGGATATTGCAATACATCCTGCAACGGCGGGTTGCAGTGCAATATTACACCGTTAAAGTCTAATATTAAACCGTATTGACTGACCATATTCATAAAATCAATAATCTGGTTATTCAAATTCGTAAATCCTAGTTCACAAAATGTGATTTAGTTCACTTTTTGTTAACTGTTTTAAATTATTGACAAACTTTTATCAGAATAATAATTCTAATATAATGCGGGAGGTCGTTCAACGTTAAAGAATACAGGAGATTAACGTGGATAATAGTTCGAATATTAAGTTGATGATTGAAGAGGCTTGTGATCCTGCGGAGATTTTAGCAACTCTGGGGGACGGAATGACAACACTGACAAGTTTTATCGGAGGGGAAAATAAAAAGGAAACAGAATCACTAAAATTTATGATGAATTTAATGGCGAAAGGAGTGACGGAAGTCGCAGTGCGTATGAAAAATAGAGCAAGGCTGTAAAAAATAAATCCCCGGCACTCACACTGAGCACCGGGGATTTAAAAGGGTACGGGAGGTTAATCCGTTAACAGTTCAAACATTCTTCACCATTTTATAAGGTTTTCCAAATCCCCAACGGTACG contains these protein-coding regions:
- a CDS encoding helix-turn-helix domain-containing protein, with amino-acid sequence MNNQIIDFMNMVSQYGLILDFNGVILHCNPPLQDVLQYPVSRLDEVFGNEAGSVLAKIQSAITSRSLTAIDVEIDFGDGIHPIFGQIYPLEIEDKYLAIMLFHPVDTLHRLENALFDRKSKLPTDCRWIIDENYKTLKFTADEDCIFNGRNPGFSLFEAIQEKDHNLMFAAFEKAILSPGEMITITVDAQRKHGICRVEADIIYLADMFYGNRYFVMTRPAISRTLHILTRMAEAYQVENDKDLAVCLGVVSSAISNVRTNNREMPDTWLVQCCLDCKIRFHWLYGGIGEKFFEG